The nucleotide sequence GGCCGCAGCCCGCCTCGCCGCCCGCAGCACCCGCAGAGGCTCGCTAGCTGCATGATTGCGAGGGCCGATTGCGAGGGCGGTGGCGGATGTCGCTTCCCGGACATCGGGCTCCCCGGGCCGGGTCCGGGTTCGGGTCCCGACGTCCGTGTTGGGTCCGAGGACGGGATTGCGGTCGTGCGATGGTGGGCGAGCTGGCGGGGGCGCCTGCTTCATTTGGCGAGCTCGGGCTCGGAGCCGGCTTCGCAGCCGGCGGTCGTTGCCACACAAGGCTCACGGCAACCACCCCGCCAAGCAAGAGCGGCGCACCGATCACGAGCGCAGACAGGACAGCATGTTCCTGGATGTACAGCAGCGGCACATGGATCCACAACCCTCGCACCGACCAAAGGGCTACCGCACCCGCGGCGACACGCAGAGCAAGGGGGCTTCCGGCATGCAGCAGCGCTACGGTAAGAACTGGAGCCTGCAAGATCAGGTAGTAGGTCCAGACGATGCCCAGCGGGAGCAGAAGCAGCGCCATGGCTGCGCCGCCGACAATCTCGAAGCGCGGTTTGCGCAGGGCTGCGATCGCCACGAAAAGCGCGGCTATCGCGATCACCGCGGCTAGCTCGATGCGTCCCAACGACGGATCCAGCTGAGGTACGGGGTCCCAATAGGCAGCGCGCCCAGGCCAATCTGGATCGGCGAGTCGGTGTAACAGCGCTCGCAGAGAGTGGTTGTTGAACGCTACCAGCGCGACTTGCGAGTAGACGCGGAGCACTGCAAGGTGACCGCTGAGCAGCTCGGGCGTGGCGAGGGCAGGAATGAGCACGTGGACGGCCAGGAAACACAGCGAGCTCACGATCAGATGCTTCGTCTGCCTGGCCGCCACGAAGACACCCAGCAACACCATGGCCCAAGGCTTGAAGGCGAACACGCACTGGAGCAGCACCAGCCCAACTACGCTTGTCGTGTTCGGGAAACGAGCACCGTGGGCCTGCCCGTTGGCCAGACAACGAAAGGCCCAGAGCGCGAGCGCACCGGTGTGCGTGATGTTCTGTCCGAAGACATAGGCCATGGCGGCCGGCACGCTCGTCGCGACTATCAATCCCCCGAGCCAGCGCGTAGCCACGCCGCGCACTCCTGCGATCCGCATGGACTCGTAGCCGATCACCAAGGCGGCGGCCGTACCAAGCGCGCCGAAGATCCAGAAGAAGGTCCGAAGCTCGACCAACCGAATCAGCGGCGACCACAAGGCCAGGTAGGTTGGACTGTAGGTATAGGTTGCCTTCAGCAAGGGCAGACGATGACGCGCCAGCTCGGCCAGCCATTCCGGATGGGGCGGTATGGCTGGAGGAGCGCAGTACACCGCTTCCGGGAAGCCCCGTTGCCACACCTTGCCCGCAATATACGTGGGCATTCCATCGAGCATGAAGTTGACGTGAACGATCTGCAGCGAGAACATGCACAGCACAAGGGCCACAGGGGTAAGGACGCTCAGCCACAGGAGGTACTGGCAGGCCGGACGCCTCGATACTGCAGCGATCCATCGCGTGTGCCCGCGCAGCGTCATGCCTTCGTGTCTCACTGCGCGGGCACGCCCGGACCCAGCGTGCAGCTCGAGGCTGCGTCGAGCGGCTCGCCAGGCTTCCTACCAGCAGCGTGACGCTTCGCACCTTGGCGCTGGTGCGAGTCCGGAGAGGTGAAGACCAACGCGCATGCCAAACCAGCGGCCAACCCCATGGGTGCGCTGATGGCCGCGGCCCAGACAGCACTCGGGCTCAGCAGACGCGCGGGAATCTCATGAAGCAGCCGGTAGAGCCAAAGCAGCTCGAGAACGCCCAGGGTACGCAGCGGCAATCTTGCCGACTCGCTGACGGTGGCAACCAGGGCGCTCGGCAAGACGAACACGAGGTGCTGCGGCTCTACATGTGGCTGCTGCAGGACGACCAGTCCGAGCACCGAAACGCCCAGCACCTCGAAACGCGGGCGTCGTACACACAGCACCACGAAAAACAAAGCGAAGCCGATCAGGAGGCCGATCTCCAACTTCCATAGTTCGGGATCGATGCCTGTCGTTCCTCCGGCCGACGGCATCAGGCCATCGTACTTCAGGCGTTGCAGCAAGGCC is from Pseudomonadota bacterium and encodes:
- a CDS encoding DUF2029 domain-containing protein, giving the protein MTLRGHTRWIAAVSRRPACQYLLWLSVLTPVALVLCMFSLQIVHVNFMLDGMPTYIAGKVWQRGFPEAVYCAPPAIPPHPEWLAELARHRLPLLKATYTYSPTYLALWSPLIRLVELRTFFWIFGALGTAAALVIGYESMRIAGVRGVATRWLGGLIVATSVPAAMAYVFGQNITHTGALALWAFRCLANGQAHGARFPNTTSVVGLVLLQCVFAFKPWAMVLLGVFVAARQTKHLIVSSLCFLAVHVLIPALATPELLSGHLAVLRVYSQVALVAFNNHSLRALLHRLADPDWPGRAAYWDPVPQLDPSLGRIELAAVIAIAALFVAIAALRKPRFEIVGGAAMALLLLPLGIVWTYYLILQAPVLTVALLHAGSPLALRVAAGAVALWSVRGLWIHVPLLYIQEHAVLSALVIGAPLLLGGVVAVSLVWQRPPAAKPAPSPSSPNEAGAPASSPTIARPQSRPRTQHGRRDPNPDPARGARCPGSDIRHRPRNRPSQSCS